The following coding sequences are from one Paenibacillus tundrae window:
- a CDS encoding spore germination protein produces MADHTSGKSGSRHAEEKTHIPLGLPSPPILRQPIGLTHESHMLAVKDIFSDCSDVVFRNVMISPEVQGVIVYIEGIVNSTDIQEHMLRPLIRGLVEQRTNEPEAPLDDTRVALSQVKKVATWAEAADGVLESSALLLINGSKEAWLFNVKGGVRRGVEEPQTESVIRGPREGFTETLRVNTALLRFKLKTPTLKMLSMTIGSDTKTNVVLTYLDDVADPKLIMDVKKRLNKIKIDGILETGYIEELIEDHPYSPFPQMHYTERPDTVAGNLLEGRFAIFVDGSPFALIGPVTMWQMLQASEDYYERFFISNLIRWIRFIFVAIALFLPALYISITTFHQDMLPTTLILSIAGAREAIPFPALVEALIMELSFEALREAGVRLPKTVGQAVSILGALVIGQAAVQAGIVSAPMVIIVSMTGIASFTIPRFNFAITVRLLRFPIMLLAGALGLYGIVIGLVLISVHLTQMTSFGVPYLSGLSPYSKTDTKDIVMRAPWWRMINRPSTVHRDQKRMNTNINGTPESEEGW; encoded by the coding sequence ATGGCGGATCATACATCGGGGAAAAGCGGTTCCCGGCACGCAGAAGAGAAGACTCATATCCCATTGGGATTACCGTCCCCGCCCATTTTACGACAGCCGATTGGTCTGACACATGAAAGCCATATGCTGGCGGTTAAGGACATTTTCTCGGATTGCTCAGATGTGGTCTTTCGCAATGTGATGATCTCACCTGAGGTTCAGGGCGTCATTGTATATATTGAAGGTATCGTTAACTCCACAGATATTCAGGAGCATATGTTACGTCCGCTCATTCGTGGTCTGGTGGAGCAGCGAACGAATGAACCCGAAGCTCCTCTGGATGATACCCGCGTGGCCCTGTCCCAGGTGAAGAAAGTGGCAACTTGGGCAGAAGCTGCTGACGGTGTATTGGAATCCTCAGCACTACTGTTGATCAATGGCAGCAAGGAGGCTTGGCTGTTCAATGTCAAAGGCGGCGTCCGCCGCGGTGTCGAGGAGCCTCAGACAGAATCGGTTATTCGTGGTCCGCGGGAAGGATTCACGGAGACACTACGTGTAAATACCGCGTTGCTGCGGTTTAAGCTCAAGACACCTACGCTTAAAATGCTGAGCATGACCATCGGATCGGACACCAAAACCAATGTGGTGTTGACCTATCTGGATGATGTTGCAGATCCGAAGCTGATTATGGATGTGAAGAAGCGTCTTAACAAGATTAAGATCGATGGGATTCTGGAAACGGGATATATAGAGGAACTGATCGAAGACCATCCGTATTCCCCATTTCCACAGATGCATTACACCGAACGACCGGATACGGTTGCAGGTAATTTACTGGAAGGTCGGTTCGCCATTTTCGTAGATGGAAGTCCATTTGCCTTAATTGGACCAGTGACGATGTGGCAGATGCTTCAGGCGAGCGAGGATTATTATGAACGGTTCTTCATCAGTAATCTTATTCGCTGGATTCGGTTTATCTTTGTGGCGATTGCTTTGTTTTTGCCCGCTCTTTATATCTCAATTACGACCTTCCATCAGGATATGTTGCCAACGACTTTAATACTAAGTATTGCCGGGGCTAGGGAGGCCATTCCATTTCCAGCCTTAGTTGAAGCGCTCATTATGGAATTATCCTTCGAAGCTCTGCGGGAAGCCGGGGTTAGGTTACCCAAAACAGTAGGCCAAGCCGTCAGTATCCTCGGTGCTTTGGTAATCGGGCAAGCAGCTGTTCAGGCAGGGATTGTATCTGCACCGATGGTTATTATCGTTTCGATGACAGGGATTGCATCGTTTACCATTCCTCGCTTCAACTTTGCCATTACGGTTCGTTTATTACGCTTTCCGATCATGCTACTTGCGGGTGCACTCGGATTGTATGGCATTGTCATTGGACTGGTTTTAATCTCGGTGCATCTAACCCAGATGACCTCCTTCGGCGTTCCGTATTTATCCGGTCTTAGCCCATATAGCAAGACAGATACCAAAGATATTGTCATGCGTGCGCCTTGGTGGCGGATGATTAACCGCCCTTCAACCGTGCACCGTGATCAGAAGAGAATGAATACGAATATTAACGGTACGCCTGAATCCGAAGAGGGGTGGTGA
- a CDS encoding pirin family protein, protein MINLIPSDARSSFDRGWLRGSHSFSFGEYQDPKNTAFGPMRVANDDVIAPGRGFGAHPHSDMEIVSIVLNGKLRHEDNLGNVAVTSFGGIQRMSAGSGVIHTEHNASDQEEVRLLQLWFMPHTRGLKPSYETTSFDPDALTGQLVPIVSAEGGPRIASIQQDMTIYLSRLSKGDTLSFQQAAGRRSYIFAIEGKLELNGEFHLSTGDTARVEETPSLELEASENVFFMLIDLP, encoded by the coding sequence ATGATTAACCTTATTCCATCTGATGCCCGTTCAAGCTTTGATCGGGGCTGGTTACGTGGTAGTCACAGCTTTTCTTTTGGAGAATATCAAGATCCTAAGAACACTGCTTTTGGTCCAATGCGCGTAGCTAACGACGATGTCATTGCTCCAGGTCGTGGTTTCGGCGCACATCCGCATAGTGATATGGAGATCGTATCGATTGTATTAAACGGTAAACTACGCCATGAGGATAATTTGGGTAATGTAGCGGTCACATCATTTGGTGGCATTCAACGGATGTCTGCGGGTAGTGGAGTCATTCACACCGAGCATAATGCTTCAGATCAGGAGGAGGTACGCTTACTCCAGCTCTGGTTTATGCCGCACACCAGAGGGCTGAAACCATCCTATGAGACGACTTCGTTTGATCCAGATGCGCTTACGGGTCAACTTGTTCCCATCGTATCTGCAGAGGGCGGGCCTCGAATTGCATCCATCCAGCAGGACATGACCATTTATCTCAGTCGTTTGAGTAAAGGGGATACGCTGTCATTTCAGCAGGCAGCTGGTCGGCGCAGCTACATTTTTGCCATTGAAGGCAAGCTTGAGTTGAACGGAGAATTCCACCTGTCTACCGGTGATACCGCTCGTGTAGAAGAGACGCCATCGTTGGAGCTTGAAGCGAGCGAGAATGTATTTTTCATGTTGATTGATCTACCTTAA
- a CDS encoding DoxX family protein codes for MNARTVEIGLFFSRIMIGLIFVLHGWSKFEGGISGTVGFFESIGVPGFLASVVAVIELAGGAAMILGLGTRVFAAAFVAIMVGVLFTAKVGAPFLNGTELDYMLLAGSLTLLFAGSRFLALDQILSRQSNVRQNVSA; via the coding sequence ATGAATGCGAGAACCGTAGAGATCGGATTGTTCTTTTCTAGAATTATGATTGGATTGATCTTTGTATTGCACGGCTGGAGCAAATTCGAAGGTGGGATTAGCGGTACGGTAGGTTTCTTTGAGAGCATTGGTGTCCCTGGTTTCCTCGCCTCGGTTGTGGCGGTCATTGAGCTGGCTGGCGGGGCAGCGATGATCCTTGGTCTAGGCACACGTGTATTTGCTGCAGCATTTGTTGCTATTATGGTAGGTGTACTGTTCACAGCCAAAGTGGGCGCACCGTTCTTGAACGGAACCGAACTAGATTATATGCTTCTGGCAGGTTCTCTAACTTTGCTGTTTGCGGGTAGCCGCTTCTTGGCATTGGATCAGATCTTATCCAGACAGAGCAATGTACGTCAGAACGTGAGTGCATAA
- a CDS encoding M56 family metallopeptidase has protein sequence MWRARSKLLFTVGIGIPLFVFMQMFMYAMYKIFEWDIPFNLLWLCNHWMSRLGWVSVGHVLLVLVCLTFAGTGWLLLDRIMQTRAAIQKLRTLENVALSREFEATYQHLKRPGFIIVDKRSPVAFTIGLWKPYIVLSTGLLSMLDAEEETAVVYHEIHHLWHRDPLKTTLLSVFAIMMPYLPVLKHTSKHYHVVREILADNEAIERTGNAAGIGSALLKLIRAYPEQWHAEGMAAQSSFADTSVNVRISRLLDPEQDVRLILPRYAVLTSATVILLLSVLFVWSIG, from the coding sequence ATGTGGAGAGCTCGCTCGAAGCTACTGTTTACCGTCGGCATTGGCATTCCGTTGTTTGTGTTCATGCAGATGTTTATGTACGCGATGTACAAAATTTTCGAGTGGGATATCCCGTTTAATCTACTCTGGCTATGCAATCACTGGATGAGCCGGTTAGGCTGGGTATCCGTAGGACATGTTCTGCTCGTGTTGGTGTGTCTCACATTTGCTGGAACAGGTTGGTTGTTATTGGATCGGATCATGCAGACACGAGCAGCAATTCAGAAGCTTCGTACGCTGGAGAATGTGGCACTGTCGAGGGAATTTGAAGCAACGTATCAACATCTGAAACGCCCAGGCTTTATTATCGTGGACAAGCGGTCACCAGTTGCATTTACGATCGGCCTCTGGAAACCTTATATTGTGTTATCTACTGGACTGCTAAGTATGCTGGATGCTGAGGAAGAAACTGCAGTGGTATATCATGAGATTCACCATCTATGGCACCGCGATCCACTAAAAACAACGTTGTTGTCGGTGTTTGCCATCATGATGCCGTACCTGCCTGTATTGAAGCATACGTCCAAGCACTACCATGTGGTTAGAGAGATTTTGGCAGATAATGAAGCTATCGAACGTACGGGTAATGCAGCGGGGATTGGCAGTGCCTTGCTCAAGCTTATCCGTGCCTATCCAGAACAATGGCATGCCGAAGGAATGGCGGCTCAATCGTCATTCGCTGATACGTCGGTCAATGTCCGTATATCTAGACTGCTGGATCCCGAACAAGATGTCAGATTGATTCTGCCACGTTATGCAGTTCTGACTTCGGCTACCGTAATCTTGTTACTTTCCGTCCTGTTTGTTTGGTCCATTGGGTGA
- a CDS encoding BlaI/MecI/CopY family transcriptional regulator produces the protein MRINNFKVGERGLNRFFGPLEAKIMDILWARPGSSIREVQAALEKDKDVNFNTVMTVMNRLVDKGLLGKTQKGRTSLYQPVQSKEEFMNNQSKELSHELVDEFGALALNHMLDALEEADSSLIERLEQKIKQWKKDSN, from the coding sequence ATGAGAATAAATAATTTCAAAGTAGGTGAACGTGGGCTGAATCGTTTCTTTGGTCCACTGGAAGCGAAGATTATGGATATTTTGTGGGCTCGCCCGGGAAGCAGTATCCGCGAGGTTCAAGCCGCACTGGAGAAGGACAAGGATGTTAATTTCAATACGGTGATGACGGTTATGAATCGGCTCGTGGACAAGGGGCTGCTTGGCAAGACGCAGAAGGGTAGAACGTCATTGTACCAGCCAGTACAGAGCAAGGAGGAGTTCATGAACAACCAATCCAAAGAGCTGTCCCATGAACTAGTGGATGAATTTGGTGCTCTGGCGTTGAATCATATGCTGGATGCATTGGAGGAAGCAGATTCAAGTTTGATTGAACGACTGGAGCAGAAGATTAAACAATGGAAAAAGGATAGCAACTGA
- a CDS encoding catalase, whose translation MTERMTTNQGAPVGDNQNSRTAGRRGPTLLEDYHLLEKIAHFDRERIPERVVHARGAGAHGVFTLEHSMKAYTTADFLQEPGNETDVLVRFSTVIHGTGSPETARDPRGFAVKFYTREGNYDLVGNHLPVFFIRDAMKFPDMVHSLKPAPDTNIQDPARYWDFMTLTPESTHMMTWLFSDLGTPANYREMDGFGVHAFKWINAQGEVHYVKYKWESAQGVRGFSRQEVAEVQGQDFNHATRDLHDHIKNGQYPQWKLQVQLLKPEQMDDFAFDPLDPTKTWPEDVIPFQTVGTMTLNRNPQNFFAEVEQAAFSPSALVPGIEPSEDKLLQGRLFSYPDTQRHRLGPNYLQIPVNCPYAPVRNHQRDGLMNVNQDPSPVNYEPNSSSSSPQEDATYRDSRAPLHGEVTREKLEKTDDYTQAGELYRSFTPVEQQHLLDNLINDLKGVPVDTQMRALCHFFRADGQFGARLAQGLGVDISAHMPPQNR comes from the coding sequence ATGACAGAACGTATGACAACCAATCAAGGTGCACCTGTAGGTGACAACCAGAATTCCCGTACAGCAGGCAGGAGAGGGCCAACGTTGCTTGAGGATTATCATCTGTTGGAGAAGATCGCCCATTTTGACCGTGAACGTATCCCAGAACGTGTAGTACATGCAAGAGGTGCAGGTGCACATGGTGTATTTACGCTGGAGCACAGCATGAAGGCATATACGACCGCAGATTTCCTTCAGGAACCGGGGAACGAGACGGATGTACTCGTTCGATTCTCCACCGTTATTCATGGCACAGGATCACCAGAAACGGCTCGTGATCCACGTGGATTTGCTGTTAAGTTCTACACACGTGAAGGTAATTACGATCTTGTAGGCAATCATCTACCTGTATTTTTTATTCGTGATGCGATGAAGTTCCCTGATATGGTTCACTCATTGAAGCCTGCACCAGATACGAATATTCAAGATCCAGCGAGATACTGGGACTTTATGACTCTTACCCCAGAGTCAACGCATATGATGACATGGTTGTTCTCTGATCTGGGTACACCCGCTAATTATCGTGAGATGGATGGATTCGGCGTGCATGCGTTCAAATGGATTAATGCCCAAGGAGAGGTTCATTATGTAAAATACAAATGGGAGTCTGCCCAAGGTGTTCGTGGCTTCTCGCGTCAGGAGGTTGCCGAGGTTCAGGGACAGGACTTTAATCATGCGACTCGGGATTTACACGATCATATCAAGAACGGGCAATACCCGCAGTGGAAGCTGCAGGTACAGTTGTTAAAACCAGAGCAAATGGATGACTTTGCTTTTGATCCACTTGATCCAACCAAAACGTGGCCAGAAGACGTCATTCCATTCCAAACGGTAGGAACGATGACATTGAATCGTAATCCGCAGAATTTCTTTGCCGAAGTAGAGCAAGCTGCCTTTTCACCAAGTGCTTTAGTACCAGGCATTGAGCCGTCGGAGGATAAATTGTTGCAAGGCCGTCTGTTCTCTTACCCGGATACGCAGCGCCATCGTCTGGGGCCGAATTATTTGCAAATTCCAGTGAATTGCCCGTACGCACCAGTACGCAATCACCAGCGAGATGGACTCATGAATGTGAACCAGGATCCTTCCCCGGTAAACTATGAACCGAACAGCTCTAGCAGCAGCCCACAGGAGGATGCTACCTATAGGGATAGCCGGGCTCCACTGCATGGTGAGGTTACACGGGAGAAGCTGGAGAAGACGGATGATTACACGCAGGCAGGGGAGCTGTATCGCTCATTTACTCCTGTAGAGCAGCAACATCTATTAGATAATTTGATTAATGATCTGAAGGGCGTGCCTGTAGATACTCAAATGCGTGCACTATGTCACTTCTTCCGAGCAGATGGACAATTCGGCGCTCGGTTAGCTCAAGGGCTTGGCGTAGATATTTCGGCTCATATGCCGCCACAAAATCGGTAA
- a CDS encoding winged helix-turn-helix transcriptional regulator, producing the protein MQKQTDQVKINLSGRRLPLRVKPALTDPAPLAEACPITRRVILISPMPGQVHELVKALTDSCFDVLVFHRWEPDLHERLDFDLLVYDLSVAGTIDAFAGISSRLNREAEYTTPCLYLVGEKMIGNASGPMLQEELLVWPARPQEALYRVQRMIGNSPAVPKRGFLPKEGQRIGFKDLWLDRERMSVQRDEDRIHLTKTEYDLLLKLIDAKGAVISREEMLSDIWETDFTGGSNVVDVHIKSLRKKLGDNAASPKYIVTVRGVGYRLAD; encoded by the coding sequence ATGCAAAAACAAACGGATCAAGTAAAAATCAACCTGTCTGGTCGGCGTTTACCACTTCGGGTGAAGCCGGCTCTGACAGATCCAGCTCCATTGGCAGAAGCTTGTCCGATCACCAGGCGTGTTATTCTCATTAGCCCTATGCCAGGTCAGGTTCACGAACTTGTCAAAGCATTGACGGATAGTTGCTTCGATGTGCTTGTATTCCATCGCTGGGAACCAGATTTGCATGAACGTCTTGATTTTGATCTTCTCGTCTATGATCTTTCTGTTGCAGGAACAATTGACGCCTTTGCTGGAATCAGCAGTCGTTTGAATCGAGAAGCAGAGTATACAACGCCATGTTTGTACCTTGTAGGGGAGAAAATGATTGGCAATGCTAGCGGCCCGATGCTTCAGGAAGAGTTGTTGGTCTGGCCAGCGCGACCGCAGGAAGCTCTATACCGCGTGCAGCGGATGATCGGCAACAGCCCGGCTGTGCCGAAGCGTGGGTTTTTGCCTAAGGAAGGGCAACGGATCGGGTTCAAAGATCTATGGCTGGATCGGGAGCGGATGAGCGTGCAGCGGGATGAGGATCGAATTCATCTCACCAAGACGGAATATGATCTTTTGCTTAAGCTGATCGATGCCAAGGGCGCAGTCATTTCCCGTGAAGAGATGCTTAGCGATATTTGGGAGACAGATTTCACAGGAGGAAGTAATGTCGTCGATGTGCATATCAAAAGCTTGCGCAAAAAATTGGGCGATAACGCGGCTTCCCCCAAATATATTGTAACGGTAAGAGGAGTGGGCTACCGCCTAGCGGATTAG
- a CDS encoding Fur family transcriptional regulator produces MRTLNLTIQRQAVYDVVRHSEDHPTAADVMNRLVEQGYNLAYGTVYNSLRYLTDKELIRELKLGETASRYDARMDDHQHIMCEVCGKVDEVMTEVPAQWMKQVAEETGYAIDHAHVVFGGVCGECKNKRIK; encoded by the coding sequence GTGAGAACCCTAAATCTGACTATACAACGACAGGCCGTGTATGATGTAGTCCGTCATTCAGAGGATCATCCTACAGCGGCAGACGTAATGAACCGTCTTGTAGAGCAAGGTTATAACCTTGCCTATGGTACGGTATATAATTCACTTCGCTATTTAACGGATAAAGAATTGATTCGGGAGCTTAAACTCGGTGAGACGGCAAGTCGTTACGATGCCCGAATGGACGACCATCAACATATTATGTGTGAAGTTTGTGGTAAAGTGGACGAGGTTATGACGGAGGTCCCCGCACAATGGATGAAGCAGGTGGCTGAAGAAACCGGATATGCAATTGACCACGCTCATGTGGTCTTTGGAGGTGTCTGCGGGGAATGCAAAAACAAACGGATCAAGTAA
- a CDS encoding GGDEF domain-containing protein, translated as MFSTFFVNLCIMITFMYVSGIIAKFYSIRVPFPSIRVQLIGGILFGIYGTVLMNYSFSINESTIVDLRHLAIITAAVYLGGMASFISGLVISILRVVIFGLSSSAIDAAFVMVLIGLAGVYFSYASWSRLTKILTMNLFSMALIFIILLMNTTSINEFMKIYPVQLTISFIGGIFIYFIAEFINKSNELLFTLERRASTDHLTSLNNRLQFEKSLKFQLEYAREHQKKLSLLVIDIDRFKRVNDTFGHTSGDAVLKQLGRLLIEHARPVDIVSRNGGEEFAILLVDCDQQQALAVAERIRKAVERYLFSLPDGNTTRLTVSIGVAVFPDNCDDKDDDDFFEQADRGLYEAKNTGRNRVCVMKKRSLPLPVQHRL; from the coding sequence TTGTTCAGCACGTTCTTTGTTAATCTTTGTATCATGATCACATTTATGTACGTGTCCGGGATTATCGCTAAATTCTATAGCATCCGTGTTCCCTTTCCATCCATACGTGTGCAACTGATCGGGGGTATCCTGTTCGGTATATATGGTACAGTACTCATGAATTATTCCTTCAGCATCAATGAAAGTACGATTGTAGATCTAAGACATCTTGCGATCATAACAGCCGCCGTATATTTAGGTGGAATGGCCTCCTTCATCTCAGGACTCGTAATCTCCATCCTGCGTGTAGTGATCTTTGGTCTATCCTCCTCTGCTATAGATGCAGCATTTGTCATGGTCCTCATCGGTCTAGCTGGGGTATATTTCTCTTATGCTTCTTGGTCTAGATTAACTAAAATCTTGACGATGAACTTATTTTCTATGGCATTAATTTTTATTATTCTACTGATGAATACAACAAGCATTAATGAATTTATGAAAATATATCCCGTGCAATTAACCATCTCATTCATCGGCGGAATCTTTATTTACTTTATTGCCGAATTTATTAACAAATCGAATGAATTGTTATTTACGCTGGAACGAAGGGCTTCAACCGATCATCTGACGAGCTTGAATAACCGGCTTCAATTTGAGAAATCACTTAAATTCCAACTGGAATATGCTCGAGAACATCAGAAGAAATTGTCCTTACTGGTGATTGATATCGATCGCTTCAAAAGAGTAAATGACACGTTCGGCCATACCTCAGGTGATGCCGTTCTGAAGCAACTGGGGCGGCTTCTCATTGAACATGCACGCCCTGTGGACATTGTCTCCCGTAACGGGGGCGAGGAATTTGCCATTTTGCTGGTCGATTGCGATCAGCAACAAGCTCTGGCCGTTGCGGAACGGATACGGAAGGCTGTGGAGAGATATCTCTTTTCTCTTCCCGACGGAAATACAACACGTCTAACCGTTTCAATCGGTGTGGCCGTGTTTCCAGATAACTGCGACGACAAAGATGACGATGACTTCTTCGAACAGGCGGATCGTGGCTTGTACGAGGCCAAAAATACAGGACGGAATCGGGTATGTGTTATGAAGAAGCGCTCACTGCCACTTCCTGTGCAACATAGGTTATAG
- a CDS encoding aldo/keto reductase family protein, with translation MEYRRLGGSGLKVSEISLGSWLTYGGYVERENAVKSIETAFDEGINFFDTANVYERGAAEELLGQTLKAYSRDSYVLATKVFGKMGDGPNDQGLSRKHIMEQCDASLKRLGADYVDIYYCHRYHTETPIEETLRALDDLVRQGKVLYVGVSQWTAAQMEAALGTADRLLLDHIVVNQPVYNMFDRYIEKEIIPLGEQKGIGQVVYSPLAQGLLTGKYTSISDIPENSRAAKLGWDEGKINADRIGKVRQLIEVADKLDLKVGQLALAWILRQQNVSSALVGASRPEQVKENVVASGVKLDATIIEEIEQILA, from the coding sequence ATGGAGTATCGCAGATTAGGTGGAAGCGGACTGAAAGTAAGCGAAATCAGCTTGGGTAGCTGGCTGACATACGGAGGATATGTGGAACGTGAAAATGCGGTGAAATCGATTGAAACCGCATTCGATGAAGGTATTAACTTTTTTGATACAGCTAACGTGTATGAGCGTGGCGCAGCAGAGGAGCTACTGGGTCAGACGTTGAAAGCGTACTCTCGTGATTCTTATGTTCTGGCAACAAAAGTATTTGGCAAAATGGGCGACGGTCCTAATGACCAGGGATTATCCCGCAAACATATTATGGAGCAATGTGACGCGAGCTTGAAGCGTCTTGGAGCCGATTATGTGGACATTTACTATTGCCATCGCTACCATACAGAAACACCGATTGAAGAGACACTGCGCGCGCTAGATGATCTGGTACGTCAAGGTAAGGTGCTGTATGTAGGTGTCAGCCAATGGACGGCAGCTCAGATGGAGGCGGCGCTAGGTACAGCAGATCGTTTATTATTGGATCACATCGTGGTGAACCAACCGGTATATAATATGTTTGATCGATACATCGAGAAGGAGATCATTCCACTAGGTGAACAAAAAGGCATTGGACAAGTTGTTTACTCCCCGCTTGCTCAAGGCTTATTGACCGGGAAATACACGTCGATATCGGATATTCCTGAGAATAGCCGTGCAGCCAAGCTCGGCTGGGACGAAGGCAAGATTAATGCAGATCGAATCGGTAAAGTTCGCCAACTAATCGAGGTGGCAGACAAGCTAGATCTGAAGGTGGGTCAACTGGCACTTGCTTGGATTTTGCGTCAACAAAACGTATCTAGTGCACTTGTAGGCGCAAGTCGTCCAGAACAAGTGAAGGAGAACGTTGTAGCTTCCGGTGTGAAGCTGGATGCAACCATTATTGAAGAGATCGAGCAAATTTTGGCTTAA
- a CDS encoding hybrid sensor histidine kinase/response regulator, with the protein MGTTGVARGFYENIQEAATHIVDVLSGILQVNTIFVASNDGMTNVILEAFNRHEQLVTKGSELPFETSYCSLVLQDKSSELTIKDTAQHPLTRFMDVTDGLGSRFFIGVPILRRSGDAFGTICLMDNPDYQLNETDMKTLKAMAVFLGYVIDLEDSLLVQEQKLSDTEQLKAQLQAEKERAESEAMTKTQMLALMSHEIRNPLNGILGLTDLMRTPDMPEEHLEYVNMIETSGNILLSLLNNMMNFNINDTGKTVVHDDPFDLVSTIENTVYLHVGQAISKGIEVGLNLEMNVSQVFVGDEIKIGQLLAHVLQYAIDYTRTGSVLITAVVDEESTGSDNQAVLLLNVKYSGKMLPADKMRQVLHTSDGSISTQRIVGTNLGLAVSQNLAILMNGSIQINSLGEDETEFQIRLPLLRHWELPQLTSIQQRLKGTKVLLAKDPDILQGVSSLMRRWKMDVHMTSGSAEAYSWMEEGFSPDVAVIDMGLVEGGAVDFVHNLKSRAHALPIIVLVPYGMHINPQEAEVFDAVLTKPVRQADLLNALSVILH; encoded by the coding sequence ATGGGAACCACAGGTGTTGCAAGGGGCTTTTATGAAAATATACAGGAAGCTGCGACCCACATCGTGGACGTATTAAGTGGGATTCTGCAGGTAAATACCATCTTCGTTGCCAGCAATGATGGCATGACGAATGTGATTCTTGAGGCATTTAACCGCCATGAGCAGTTGGTCACTAAAGGTAGCGAGCTTCCATTTGAGACATCCTACTGTAGTTTGGTTTTGCAAGATAAAAGCAGTGAGCTAACCATTAAAGATACGGCGCAGCATCCATTAACACGTTTTATGGATGTGACGGATGGTTTGGGGAGTCGATTCTTCATCGGAGTCCCTATTTTGCGGCGATCGGGTGATGCGTTTGGCACCATATGCCTAATGGACAACCCGGATTACCAACTAAACGAAACGGATATGAAAACACTAAAAGCAATGGCTGTTTTTCTCGGATACGTCATTGATCTCGAAGATAGCCTGTTGGTGCAGGAGCAGAAGCTGAGTGATACGGAACAACTGAAGGCACAGTTGCAAGCAGAGAAGGAACGAGCCGAGTCCGAGGCCATGACCAAAACGCAGATGCTTGCGTTAATGAGCCACGAAATCCGCAATCCATTGAACGGGATTCTGGGGTTGACGGATCTCATGCGGACGCCAGATATGCCCGAAGAGCATCTGGAGTATGTGAACATGATTGAGACAAGTGGCAATATATTATTATCCCTACTGAACAACATGATGAACTTCAACATCAATGATACTGGCAAAACGGTTGTACACGATGATCCATTTGATCTGGTGTCTACCATTGAGAATACGGTGTATCTTCATGTTGGACAGGCAATCAGCAAGGGCATTGAGGTTGGTTTGAACCTGGAGATGAATGTATCCCAAGTATTTGTAGGGGATGAGATCAAGATTGGGCAATTGCTGGCACATGTGCTGCAATACGCTATTGACTATACACGTACTGGTTCGGTGCTAATCACGGCCGTTGTGGATGAAGAGAGTACAGGTTCGGACAACCAAGCTGTACTCCTGTTGAATGTGAAGTATAGCGGCAAGATGCTGCCTGCGGACAAGATGCGACAGGTGCTTCATACTTCAGACGGCAGTATCAGCACACAGCGGATCGTTGGTACGAATCTGGGGTTAGCAGTGAGTCAGAATCTGGCGATTCTGATGAATGGCAGTATTCAGATCAACAGCTTAGGGGAAGACGAGACGGAATTCCAGATTAGGCTGCCACTGCTTAGACATTGGGAGTTACCTCAGCTTACCAGCATCCAGCAGCGATTGAAGGGAACGAAGGTGTTACTTGCCAAAGACCCGGACATCTTGCAGGGTGTATCTTCCTTGATGCGAAGATGGAAGATGGATGTGCATATGACCTCAGGCTCAGCAGAGGCATATAGCTGGATGGAAGAAGGCTTCAGTCCGGATGTAGCGGTAATTGATATGGGATTGGTCGAAGGTGGTGCGGTCGATTTCGTGCATAACCTGAAATCTCGTGCTCACGCACTGCCGATTATCGTACTCGTGCCCTATGGTATGCATATTAACCCCCAAGAGGCAGAAGTATTTGACGCCGTTCTAACGAAACCCGTGAGACAGGCTGATCTATTGAACGCATTAAGCGTCATCTTGCACTAG